In Halobacillus amylolyticus, the following proteins share a genomic window:
- a CDS encoding IS110 family RNA-guided transposase, producing the protein MDPVIGLDIAKGESQLQAFLQKKNPYKKSFKFTHDVLGLHEFHRFYQEVEQASGQPPVVIFESTGHYHEPVLQFLEEQKITDYLINPVISHEVKKTNLRKVKTDVIDAFHLGELYYKEDDLEAFQKKSIRTMNLRNLSRQHDSLTGTYVQNKLQFQTILDQVFPEYKRVFGALYSPTSLITLRRYPTSKDVRDEKVEDIAQVIRQGGAKRSQSWCLEKAHKLKEAAKRDPFKCNLYRSHTVSLNMYIQMLLQYQEHLSNLEEEIDALAEEFEEYRLIQSIPGIGGKIAATIISEIGEIDQFNHPKKLVAYAGIDPSVHESGKFKATINTITKRGSSRLRQILYTAVQCGLTKNRNPKLKEFYEKKREEGKPHKVAIIACANKLIHWIYALLKRKEVFKV; encoded by the coding sequence ATGGATCCAGTCATTGGCCTGGATATCGCAAAAGGAGAAAGCCAACTCCAAGCCTTTTTACAGAAGAAAAATCCTTACAAGAAGAGCTTTAAATTTACTCATGATGTATTAGGTTTGCATGAATTTCACAGGTTCTATCAGGAGGTCGAACAGGCTTCGGGGCAACCTCCGGTTGTCATTTTTGAATCGACGGGACATTATCATGAACCCGTTCTTCAGTTTTTAGAAGAACAGAAAATCACTGACTATTTAATCAATCCAGTTATCTCTCACGAAGTTAAGAAGACAAATCTGAGGAAGGTGAAGACGGACGTCATCGATGCTTTTCATTTGGGGGAGTTATACTACAAGGAAGACGATCTCGAAGCCTTTCAGAAGAAAAGTATACGAACGATGAATTTGCGTAATTTATCTAGGCAACATGATTCCCTGACTGGGACGTATGTCCAAAATAAACTCCAATTTCAAACCATATTGGATCAGGTATTCCCAGAGTATAAAAGGGTCTTCGGAGCTCTATATTCACCCACATCATTAATAACTTTACGCCGTTACCCAACTTCTAAAGATGTGAGGGATGAAAAAGTAGAGGATATCGCCCAAGTAATTCGTCAAGGAGGAGCAAAACGCTCTCAATCCTGGTGTTTAGAGAAAGCTCATAAACTAAAAGAGGCAGCTAAGCGTGACCCTTTCAAATGTAATTTATACAGGAGTCATACCGTGAGTCTAAATATGTATATTCAAATGCTTCTCCAATACCAAGAGCACCTATCCAATCTGGAAGAAGAGATAGATGCCCTGGCTGAAGAATTTGAGGAATATAGATTGATCCAATCGATCCCAGGTATCGGTGGAAAGATTGCCGCCACAATCATCTCCGAAATTGGGGAAATCGATCAGTTTAATCACCCCAAGAAACTCGTTGCCTACGCGGGAATTGATCCCAGTGTTCACGAATCTGGCAAGTTCAAAGCAACGATCAATACCATTACAAAAAGAGGTTCATCCCGTCTTCGTCAAATACTCTATACAGCTGTCCAATGCGGCTTAACCAAAAACCGCAACCCCAAGCTGAAAGAGTTCTATGAAAAGAAACGTGAAGAAGGCAAACCACACAAAGTCGCTATCATTGCATGCGCAAACAAGCTCATTCATTGGATATACGCATTATTAAAACGTAAAGAGGTTTTTAAAGTATAG
- a CDS encoding GNAT family N-acetyltransferase gives MKIFTERLSFRRYEDKDLEFLISMLSDPEMVRFIGNGHTKNREGARQFLDWIYSTYRVGSDLGLRVLVRREENIPVGHAGLVPQMIDGVEELEIGYWISRKYWGQGYASEAAEALRKHGFQRFGKQRLIALIQPGNVGSIEVAKKIRMDFEKRTVLSGQEVHIYSVS, from the coding sequence GTGAAAATATTTACGGAAAGATTATCATTTCGTCGATACGAAGATAAAGATTTAGAGTTTCTTATTTCTATGTTGTCAGACCCTGAAATGGTTCGGTTTATCGGTAATGGCCATACAAAAAATAGAGAAGGTGCAAGGCAGTTTTTGGACTGGATTTATAGTACATACAGAGTTGGGTCTGATCTCGGATTAAGAGTGCTGGTTAGAAGGGAGGAAAATATCCCAGTTGGCCACGCTGGCCTTGTTCCGCAAATGATTGATGGAGTAGAAGAGCTCGAAATAGGGTATTGGATATCCCGGAAATATTGGGGGCAAGGTTACGCGAGCGAGGCTGCCGAAGCTCTTAGGAAGCATGGATTTCAACGATTCGGTAAACAGCGACTTATTGCTTTAATTCAACCTGGAAATGTAGGATCGATAGAAGTGGCTAAGAAAATTAGGATGGACTTTGAAAAGCGTACCGTGCTATCAGGGCAAGAGGTACATATTTACTCTGTGTCCTAG
- a CDS encoding phosphotransferase family protein — protein MTTLDRRLSEMGWKLLNIEVINGAHAGSIYRIDVIDQENNKAKYIYKEFAGDRNNEVDVYGKLKSYIKPFSKLVKVWNSSPKAILMLDLKMPLKETFKELPIRHKKTLIEGILQKLSYLHSLNPRKAANELPTHFITSEWREWGLDQIKKLCLRHQWAKSKWIKTIDYPYEQLGLTNYMFRSPLTLTHGDPHLENIFYFEEHIWFIDWEWAAIGSPLRDITIMLQDIYELELIQFAFNSYRGILEVKNLNISKDDYRSDFNHLYIDHTTMMLAWEIEKYFQGYTSEERVKEITEFKIGEIDRC, from the coding sequence TTGACAACTTTAGACCGAAGACTAAGTGAGATGGGCTGGAAGCTACTAAATATTGAGGTTATCAATGGTGCCCACGCAGGGAGTATATACAGAATCGATGTAATAGATCAAGAAAACAATAAAGCTAAGTATATCTATAAGGAATTTGCTGGCGATCGCAATAATGAAGTGGATGTATACGGGAAGTTAAAAAGTTATATTAAGCCATTCAGTAAATTGGTTAAAGTATGGAACTCTTCTCCGAAAGCCATTCTTATGCTTGATCTTAAAATGCCTCTAAAAGAGACATTCAAGGAATTACCTATAAGACACAAGAAAACGTTAATTGAAGGTATCTTACAGAAGTTATCTTATTTACATAGTTTAAACCCTAGAAAAGCTGCTAATGAGTTGCCTACTCATTTCATAACATCGGAATGGCGCGAATGGGGTTTAGATCAAATAAAGAAATTGTGTTTAAGACATCAGTGGGCAAAATCAAAGTGGATAAAAACAATAGATTATCCTTACGAGCAATTAGGCCTAACTAATTACATGTTTAGAAGCCCTTTAACCTTAACTCATGGTGATCCACACTTGGAAAACATTTTTTATTTTGAAGAGCATATTTGGTTTATTGATTGGGAGTGGGCAGCAATTGGTTCACCATTAAGGGATATAACGATAATGTTACAAGATATTTATGAGCTTGAACTAATTCAATTTGCGTTTAATTCTTATAGAGGAATTTTAGAGGTTAAAAACCTCAATATAAGTAAGGACGATTATAGAAGTGACTTTAATCACCTGTACATAGACCATACAACGATGATGTTAGCTTGGGAAATTGAAAAGTATTTTCAAGGATATACATCTGAAGAGAGGGTTAAAGAAATTACAGAGTTTAAAATTGGAGAAATCGATAGGTGTTGA
- a CDS encoding AAA family ATPase: MILNQDTQYIKSLHLKSESIHSHESFPFNLPVIRNFSELFFHPNVTYIVGENGLGKSTLLEGIAIKYGFNPEGGTLNFNFSNYDSHSILEQYLRLSKGVYKAKDNFFFRAETFYNLATNIEELDQDPFSGPKVVDSFGGKSLHKQSHGESFFAAFNNRFQGKGLYILDEPEAALSPLRQMSMLTRIHELVNKGSQFIISTHSPIIMAYPSSKIIQLSEEGMNETKLERTDHFNIMKQFFEDKDRLLHHLFQ; encoded by the coding sequence GTGATATTAAATCAAGATACTCAGTATATTAAAAGTCTCCATCTAAAATCGGAAAGTATACACTCGCACGAATCTTTTCCTTTTAATCTACCCGTTATTAGGAATTTCTCGGAACTGTTTTTTCACCCTAATGTTACCTACATTGTTGGAGAGAACGGTCTGGGGAAATCTACGTTGCTCGAAGGTATTGCCATAAAGTATGGCTTTAATCCTGAAGGAGGTACTCTGAATTTTAATTTCTCCAATTATGATTCTCATTCCATCTTAGAGCAATATTTACGTTTGTCTAAAGGCGTTTATAAGGCAAAAGATAACTTTTTCTTTAGGGCTGAAACGTTCTACAATTTAGCTACAAATATTGAGGAATTAGATCAAGACCCCTTTTCGGGACCTAAGGTTGTAGATTCATTTGGGGGGAAATCGTTACATAAACAATCTCATGGAGAGTCTTTTTTTGCGGCATTTAATAATCGCTTTCAAGGTAAGGGGCTATACATTTTGGATGAACCAGAGGCAGCCTTATCTCCTCTAAGACAAATGTCTATGCTTACTCGAATCCATGAACTTGTTAATAAAGGTTCTCAGTTCATAATATCTACCCATTCACCAATAATCATGGCTTATCCAAGTTCTAAAATTATTCAGCTTAGTGAAGAAGGTATGAACGAGACAAAATTGGAAAGAACAGACCACTTCAATATAATGAAGCAATTTTTTGAAGATAAGGATCGGTTATTGCATCATTTATTTCAATAA
- a CDS encoding gamma-type small acid-soluble spore protein → MAGTNIDAVKRQNERSGMSYNEAKEFIAETPGGHSTEMYSGTNIEAVKRKNQQHSRNKKIKNKRYAR, encoded by the coding sequence GTGGCAGGTACGAATATCGATGCTGTAAAGAGACAAAATGAACGCTCCGGCATGTCTTATAATGAAGCAAAAGAATTTATTGCTGAAACACCCGGTGGACACAGCACCGAAATGTATAGTGGTACCAACATTGAAGCTGTTAAAAGAAAGAATCAGCAGCACTCAAGGAACAAGAAAATTAAAAATAAGCGTTATGCCCGCTGA
- a CDS encoding LysE family translocator — MYLGIQMLRRSPKSERQDGVSAPPSRGEVVAKAQSIPVYESVKQEFIVAATNPKAYILFAVFLPQFIDPNATNTVGLLFTVGLLYIIIEFICSCGYAFTGGFLYKKGAGFDKDKLMNRISGFSMIGLSIWLATEKNPSK; from the coding sequence ATGTATTTAGGAATTCAAATGCTTAGACGTTCTCCCAAAAGCGAACGTCAGGATGGGGTCTCAGCCCCTCCTTCTCGTGGTGAAGTCGTTGCCAAAGCGCAATCAATCCCGGTTTATGAATCAGTTAAACAAGAATTCATTGTAGCTGCTACGAATCCCAAAGCTTACATTCTTTTTGCTGTTTTCTTACCCCAATTTATAGATCCTAATGCTACTAATACAGTTGGTCTCTTATTTACTGTAGGACTACTATATATAATAATTGAATTCATCTGTTCTTGCGGATATGCATTTACGGGAGGCTTTTTATACAAAAAAGGGGCGGGATTTGATAAAGATAAACTAATGAACCGAATTTCTGGCTTTTCTATGATAGGACTAAGTATTTGGCTAGCTACTGAAAAAAACCCCTCCAAATAA
- a CDS encoding DinB family protein codes for MNSIELVKLNLTEVRRRSIKVWSSIPSDVLQWRPDEEAMTSLEMIRHVLESEHYYHMAIKNKGSLSNFESPFDNVPLQSVQKELEFAEPYREAFLETISTYKAEDLSNIKIDRSNVGYIRSLGDMLLRIAYHESIHTGQLLDYLRTAGVPRADIWD; via the coding sequence ATGAATTCTATAGAACTAGTGAAGCTAAACTTGACTGAAGTAAGAAGACGAAGTATTAAGGTATGGTCCTCTATTCCATCCGATGTACTACAATGGAGACCTGATGAAGAGGCAATGACCTCCTTAGAGATGATTCGGCACGTATTAGAGAGCGAACACTATTACCATATGGCGATTAAAAATAAAGGCAGCTTAAGCAATTTTGAATCTCCCTTTGATAATGTCCCTTTACAATCTGTTCAGAAGGAATTGGAGTTTGCAGAGCCTTATCGTGAAGCTTTTTTAGAAACGATATCAACTTACAAAGCAGAAGACCTTTCAAATATAAAGATTGATCGCTCTAATGTTGGATACATACGAAGTTTGGGGGACATGCTTTTACGGATTGCCTATCATGAATCGATACATACTGGTCAGTTATTAGACTATTTGAGAACAGCAGGTGTTCCTAGAGCTGATATTTGGGATTAA
- a CDS encoding GNAT family N-acetyltransferase has product MIEIKRASTEHVEGISRVCSEGCLDTYKGIRSDENIRRNNKRFYNHERIYRELSESEGWDGYIVELDNGVVVGAIGGGRIDLNKSEIYVLYLDPTRRGEGIGTQLLRYLTEVQIEKGAKEQWVSVQKGNYKGIPFYEAKGFTKNSEKMAYSNTSDENYVSLRLVRKI; this is encoded by the coding sequence ATGATTGAGATAAAAAGGGCATCTACCGAACATGTTGAAGGTATTTCTAGAGTTTGCTCTGAGGGGTGCCTCGATACATATAAAGGTATCAGAAGTGACGAAAATATAAGAAGGAATAATAAGAGATTTTATAATCATGAGCGAATATATCGTGAATTAAGTGAATCCGAGGGCTGGGACGGTTATATTGTAGAGCTTGATAATGGTGTAGTAGTTGGGGCTATTGGTGGAGGGAGGATCGATCTTAATAAAAGCGAGATCTATGTCTTGTACTTAGACCCTACTCGTCGTGGGGAAGGTATAGGTACCCAACTGCTACGTTACTTAACGGAAGTCCAGATTGAAAAAGGCGCAAAAGAACAATGGGTCTCTGTGCAAAAAGGAAATTATAAAGGGATTCCATTTTACGAAGCTAAGGGTTTTACTAAGAACTCAGAGAAGATGGCTTATTCTAATACATCTGATGAAAATTATGTTTCCTTAAGACTCGTAAGAAAAATTTGA
- a CDS encoding GNAT family N-acetyltransferase codes for MIRELDKTKFYKCEKLINDAGHLEVKAVIEGNNPGRIFVDHIHSPKTGLIWLGNNDGFFFIGDEENEVFNNHINEFIDKVIFPESKKLRLNNFIAIGNHSGWDKTIERIFEHRHVQKSNQIVYKLEKGHYKENNEPSIKGDYNVLKINKELFENKYNSLENTGFLRSKISEFWSSSEDFFSKGIGYCIACQNKIVSLCFTGFVAENVHGIDIETIEDHQGNKLGQKAAHCVVKDCVSKGMIPYWDCEETNKPSNIIAKNIGLENYLNYLVYIFPID; via the coding sequence ATGATTCGTGAACTTGATAAAACTAAATTCTATAAATGCGAAAAGTTAATAAATGATGCGGGACATTTAGAAGTTAAAGCGGTAATAGAAGGTAATAACCCGGGGCGAATTTTTGTAGATCATATCCATTCTCCTAAAACAGGACTTATCTGGTTGGGCAATAATGATGGTTTTTTCTTTATTGGAGATGAGGAAAATGAGGTATTTAATAACCATATAAATGAATTCATTGATAAGGTAATTTTCCCTGAATCAAAGAAGTTGAGATTAAATAATTTTATAGCCATTGGCAATCATTCAGGATGGGATAAGACGATAGAGAGGATCTTTGAACATCGTCACGTGCAGAAATCTAATCAAATTGTTTATAAGTTGGAAAAAGGTCATTATAAAGAGAATAATGAACCTTCAATTAAAGGGGATTATAACGTATTAAAAATCAACAAAGAACTTTTTGAGAATAAGTACAATTCACTTGAAAACACAGGATTTTTACGCTCAAAAATATCAGAATTCTGGTCTTCTTCTGAGGATTTTTTTAGTAAGGGTATTGGTTACTGTATTGCCTGCCAAAATAAGATTGTGAGTTTATGTTTTACAGGTTTTGTAGCTGAAAATGTCCACGGTATAGATATAGAAACAATAGAGGATCATCAGGGGAATAAATTAGGTCAGAAAGCAGCCCACTGTGTTGTGAAAGATTGTGTGAGTAAGGGTATGATTCCATATTGGGATTGTGAGGAGACAAATAAGCCTTCTAATATAATTGCTAAAAATATAGGATTAGAGAATTATTTAAATTATTTAGTGTACATTTTTCCGATTGATTAA
- a CDS encoding GNAT family N-acetyltransferase, giving the protein MIINKRDFYVKGINYTVRSAIDRDAKELSALRLQIDGETENLDREKGEAFIDIPGFEQIIKTDTEHSRNLFLVAVAHDRIVGFSRCEGIYLNRFSHKVEFGVCILKDFWGYRIGENLLKESVSWADANGIKKIALNVLETNDKAIKLYKKLGFEIEGVLKKDKILSDGKYYNTIIMGRFKE; this is encoded by the coding sequence ATGATAATAAACAAACGAGATTTTTACGTTAAGGGGATAAATTATACTGTTAGATCTGCAATCGATAGAGATGCAAAAGAATTGTCCGCACTAAGATTACAGATTGACGGCGAGACCGAAAATTTGGACAGAGAAAAAGGGGAGGCGTTCATAGATATACCGGGATTTGAACAGATTATAAAAACGGACACTGAGCATTCAAGAAACTTATTTTTAGTTGCTGTAGCTCATGATCGGATCGTTGGGTTTTCAAGATGCGAAGGAATTTATTTGAATAGATTTTCTCATAAAGTAGAATTTGGGGTATGCATATTAAAAGATTTTTGGGGATATAGGATTGGGGAAAATCTTTTAAAAGAGTCTGTTTCTTGGGCGGACGCAAATGGCATTAAAAAAATTGCTTTGAATGTTTTAGAAACAAACGATAAAGCCATTAAACTGTATAAAAAGCTTGGCTTTGAAATAGAAGGTGTATTAAAAAAAGACAAAATTCTTTCTGACGGTAAATACTATAATACTATTATTATGGGAAGATTTAAGGAATGA
- a CDS encoding DUF6366 family protein, translating to MSKDSETPEERRERLRQEEWKDNLGGNLNDSLNRGNNGSLVDLVGGLGWKGTGILIIVIVLGFIVYSVFFR from the coding sequence TTGAGTAAAGATAGTGAAACTCCTGAAGAAAGAAGAGAAAGACTAAGGCAAGAAGAATGGAAAGATAACCTGGGTGGTAATTTGAATGATTCGTTAAATAGGGGTAATAACGGAAGTCTGGTTGATTTAGTCGGGGGGCTGGGTTGGAAAGGGACTGGAATCCTTATTATTGTAATAGTATTAGGGTTTATAGTATATTCCGTCTTCTTTCGCTAA
- the ltrA gene encoding group II intron reverse transcriptase/maturase — protein sequence MPTLRNWDYYNMTETFTELYEKASRVQVFSHLYDTIISRENILLAFRMIKTNKGSKTPGTDGKTIDDMKELSENELVTEVRTKLRNYHPKKVRREWTEKENGKWRPLGIPCILDRIIQQCFKQVLEPIVESQFFKHSYGFRPLRSAHHAMARIQYLINQAQFHFVVDIDIKSFFDNVNHSLLNKQLWNMGIHDRKVLTCISKMIKSEIDGEGVPEKGSPQGGILSPLLSNVVLNDLDQWVAGQWEVFPLTKSYSSDDSKRQARKRTNLKEGYLVRYADDFKILCRDGKIAQRWYHAVRLYLKERLKLDISPEKSQIVNLRKRESEFLGFTIRANKKGKKRVAHTGIISSKREKMKQEAKKLIRRMKASPTAENVHRYNSFVLGIHHYFNRATHVNLEFSRLAFDLKPFLYNRLRPVGKQEHPFNPPPIYKKLFSLGTKTFRIRDMYLFPIGGVKTVNTMNFSPKLSLYTKKGRENLYKKLRPDIQKEVSFLMKATLPNRSVEYLDNRISRYSMKMGKCEITGQYLYSYNVHCHHYIPKHLGGSDQFRNLRILHEDVHQLIHMKDAKRIKFFLYKLGVNQFKLEKINQYRKVCELDQIESSRLEE from the coding sequence GTGCCAACGTTACGAAACTGGGATTATTACAATATGACGGAGACATTTACAGAACTATACGAAAAAGCGAGCCGAGTACAAGTATTTTCTCATCTCTATGACACCATCATATCAAGAGAAAACATCCTCCTCGCTTTTCGCATGATAAAAACCAATAAAGGTTCTAAAACACCAGGTACCGATGGGAAAACCATCGACGACATGAAAGAACTATCAGAAAATGAACTCGTTACAGAAGTACGGACCAAACTAAGAAATTATCACCCGAAGAAAGTTCGCAGAGAATGGACTGAAAAAGAAAATGGTAAATGGAGACCTCTTGGGATTCCATGTATCTTGGATAGAATCATCCAACAATGTTTCAAACAAGTTCTCGAACCTATTGTAGAATCTCAGTTTTTCAAGCATAGCTACGGGTTCAGACCTCTCCGGTCTGCTCATCATGCTATGGCTAGGATACAATACTTGATTAATCAAGCGCAATTTCATTTTGTGGTTGATATAGATATTAAGAGCTTCTTTGATAATGTAAATCACTCATTGTTAAATAAACAGCTTTGGAATATGGGTATTCATGACCGCAAGGTTCTTACTTGTATCTCGAAAATGATAAAGTCAGAAATTGATGGAGAAGGCGTACCAGAGAAAGGATCCCCGCAAGGTGGAATTTTATCCCCTCTACTATCAAACGTGGTTTTAAATGACCTGGACCAATGGGTTGCAGGCCAATGGGAGGTATTTCCTCTTACCAAATCATACAGTTCTGATGATTCTAAAAGGCAGGCTAGAAAACGAACAAATTTGAAAGAGGGATACTTGGTTAGGTACGCCGATGATTTCAAAATCCTATGTCGAGATGGAAAGATTGCTCAACGGTGGTACCATGCGGTACGACTTTACTTAAAAGAGCGCTTAAAGCTGGACATCTCTCCTGAGAAATCTCAAATTGTAAACTTGAGAAAACGAGAATCTGAGTTCTTAGGTTTCACTATTCGTGCGAATAAAAAGGGTAAGAAACGGGTGGCACATACAGGCATCATTTCTTCAAAAAGAGAAAAAATGAAACAGGAAGCCAAAAAACTCATTCGAAGAATGAAGGCTTCTCCAACCGCCGAAAATGTACACCGTTATAATAGTTTTGTTTTAGGAATCCATCACTACTTCAACCGAGCGACACATGTAAACCTGGAGTTCTCACGTCTTGCATTCGATCTTAAACCATTCCTGTATAACCGTCTTCGACCAGTTGGAAAACAGGAGCATCCATTTAATCCACCCCCGATTTATAAAAAGCTTTTTAGCTTAGGGACGAAAACGTTTAGAATAAGAGATATGTATCTTTTTCCCATTGGCGGTGTTAAAACGGTCAATACTATGAACTTCAGTCCAAAGCTTTCGCTTTATACAAAGAAGGGTAGGGAAAACTTGTATAAGAAACTGCGACCCGATATTCAAAAGGAAGTTAGTTTCTTAATGAAGGCTACCCTACCAAATCGAAGTGTTGAATACTTGGATAACAGGATTAGTCGATACAGTATGAAGATGGGGAAATGTGAAATTACAGGACAATACTTGTACTCCTATAATGTCCATTGTCACCATTACATACCGAAACATCTTGGAGGAAGCGACCAGTTCCGTAACCTTCGAATCCTCCATGAAGATGTTCATCAATTAATTCATATGAAGGATGCTAAAAGGATTAAGTTTTTCCTCTACAAGTTAGGGGTTAATCAATTTAAGCTCGAGAAGATCAACCAATACCGAAAGGTATGTGAGCTGGATCAAATTGAATCATCCCGTCTCGAAGAGTAA
- a CDS encoding S66 peptidase family protein, with product MIKPLALKEGDRVAVIAPAGPPDREHLIQGKRVLEEMGLDVVIGRHVFDIEEDLAAVDRKRLTDLYEAFCDPTIRGIFCANGGFGTAKIADMIDYEKIQSNPKIFWGYSDITYLLNAIQKSSEMVTFHGPMVASDLNDEQRTMETECSFSSLFTREFMTYDSHKSSLNTLAHGTGEGKLVGGNLTLLTNGLGTPYQVDSNGAILLIEEVAEPAFLVDLKLTHLKQAGVFDEVQGVVLGNFQVDSDEELKLRKVLKNFFASSPFPVVENFPFGHCQPNYGVPLDVNVKLTTSPPKLVIDSGVM from the coding sequence ATGATTAAACCACTTGCTTTAAAAGAGGGTGATCGGGTAGCAGTTATTGCACCGGCCGGGCCACCAGACAGAGAGCACCTGATTCAGGGAAAACGTGTATTAGAAGAAATGGGGCTAGATGTGGTCATTGGACGACACGTGTTCGATATTGAGGAAGATCTTGCAGCTGTCGATCGAAAGCGACTTACTGACTTATATGAGGCTTTTTGTGATCCTACTATCCGTGGAATTTTTTGCGCAAATGGAGGATTTGGGACAGCAAAAATTGCTGATATGATTGATTACGAAAAGATACAAAGTAATCCTAAAATATTTTGGGGGTACAGCGACATTACATATCTGCTTAATGCCATTCAGAAATCAAGTGAAATGGTTACCTTCCACGGTCCGATGGTGGCATCCGATCTGAATGACGAACAAAGAACGATGGAGACGGAATGCTCGTTTTCATCTCTGTTCACAAGAGAATTTATGACCTATGATTCTCATAAATCGTCTCTCAACACGCTAGCTCATGGTACAGGAGAAGGGAAATTAGTGGGAGGGAATTTAACACTACTAACTAATGGACTGGGCACACCTTATCAAGTAGATTCAAATGGAGCAATCCTACTAATAGAGGAAGTTGCAGAACCAGCGTTTCTTGTGGATTTGAAGCTTACTCATCTCAAACAGGCAGGGGTGTTCGATGAGGTTCAAGGTGTAGTCTTAGGTAACTTCCAGGTGGATTCGGACGAAGAATTGAAATTAAGAAAAGTGCTTAAAAACTTCTTCGCTAGTTCTCCTTTTCCTGTTGTTGAGAATTTTCCCTTTGGTCATTGCCAGCCAAATTATGGTGTACCGCTGGACGTAAATGTGAAACTTACAACGTCTCCACCCAAATTGGTGATTGATTCGGGTGTAATGTAA
- a CDS encoding GNAT family N-acetyltransferase: protein MEKHIRKITGSDYEKFNKIANSAFEGLNADKWLENHIEETTKENLYGVFKDKNLLAGMRTFDFEMNYSSTPIRVGGVGMLAVDMLHKKEKNAYQLLQYFLNLNSDAKVNLVMLNPFKVSFYKKMGFGIGTKNYQFYLDPNEFPNYKEKSHLVELTVDERGQILDCYNRVYSRTHGMTKRFPFERELNRPFWFGRVIGYVIEGEVKGYFVYSIKEKDLHIHELFFESPDVIREFSTFLNSQSDQIKRVIINSNFDEILHFLDSPESGETTMVDFTSSPDYKHIANVGTGIMYRIINCSGFFEELKESNHIFNPSITISVKLAIEDDLFPINSLPFILDIKGGRIVDIKEDGPADVELRMNIAVFSSLVMGVDNANSYLKWGLMEISDVSYIKVINSLFQTDSKPMITKAF from the coding sequence ATGGAAAAACATATTAGAAAGATAACTGGAAGCGATTATGAAAAGTTTAATAAAATAGCAAATTCAGCATTCGAAGGCTTAAATGCTGATAAATGGCTCGAAAACCACATTGAAGAAACCACAAAAGAAAATTTATATGGCGTATTTAAAGACAAGAATTTATTAGCAGGTATGAGGACTTTTGATTTTGAAATGAATTATTCCTCAACTCCCATACGCGTTGGAGGAGTCGGAATGTTGGCTGTTGATATGTTACATAAGAAAGAAAAAAATGCTTATCAATTATTGCAGTATTTTTTAAATTTAAATTCAGACGCAAAAGTTAATCTTGTTATGTTAAACCCATTTAAAGTTAGTTTCTATAAAAAAATGGGATTTGGTATCGGTACAAAGAACTATCAATTCTACTTAGATCCAAATGAGTTTCCTAACTATAAAGAAAAGAGCCACTTGGTGGAGTTAACTGTTGATGAAAGAGGACAAATTCTTGATTGTTATAATAGGGTTTATTCCCGAACGCACGGTATGACGAAGAGATTTCCTTTTGAAAGAGAATTGAATAGACCTTTTTGGTTTGGTAGGGTAATTGGTTATGTAATCGAGGGAGAAGTTAAGGGTTATTTTGTGTATAGTATCAAGGAAAAAGATTTGCATATTCACGAACTGTTCTTTGAGTCTCCAGATGTGATAAGAGAGTTTTCAACTTTCCTCAATAGTCAATCAGATCAAATTAAGCGAGTAATAATTAACTCTAATTTTGACGAAATTTTACATTTTTTAGACTCTCCAGAAAGTGGAGAAACAACAATGGTTGATTTTACTTCCTCCCCTGACTATAAACACATCGCAAATGTGGGAACCGGGATAATGTATAGGATTATTAATTGTTCTGGCTTTTTTGAAGAACTTAAGGAAAGCAATCACATTTTTAACCCTAGTATTACAATTTCAGTTAAACTTGCAATTGAAGATGATTTGTTTCCCATTAATTCTTTGCCCTTTATTTTGGACATTAAAGGAGGAAGAATTGTAGACATAAAAGAAGATGGCCCAGCCGATGTAGAATTAAGAATGAATATAGCAGTGTTTTCTTCTTTGGTCATGGGAGTCGATAATGCTAATTCCTATTTAAAATGGGGTTTGATGGAGATTTCAGATGTAAGTTATATAAAAGTAATAAATTCACTTTTTCAAACTGATAGTAAACCTATGATTACAAAAGCCTTTTAA